The Vitis riparia cultivar Riparia Gloire de Montpellier isolate 1030 chromosome 10, EGFV_Vit.rip_1.0, whole genome shotgun sequence genome includes a region encoding these proteins:
- the LOC117923079 gene encoding wall-associated receptor kinase 1-like: MRMLLPVHLITIIISLVFIAQEAGASPTKPGCPEKCGNITIPYPFGMGKGCYLNRDFEITCNLSSNPPRPLLLQEVQLLQISEDSLRINDIARRSCFNNQSGVTDSLNVTYKLPHHFSYSHTRNKFIAIGCDIFAFIMEYNSTTYTTGCSSLCLNDKNISGGFPSSACSGISCCRNYLQTDITSFNLRIRSINMITPGWTYEPCSLAFIAERNFSIRKTFYL; the protein is encoded by the coding sequence ATGAGGATGCTACTGCCAGTTCATCTCATCACAATCATCATCTCCTTAGTATTTATAGCACAGGAAGCAGGGGCATCTCCGACCAAGCCTGGCTGCCCAGAGAAATGTGGGAATATTACCATTCCATATCCGTTTGGGATGGGGAAAGGCTGTTACCTCAATAGGGATTTTGAGATTACATGCAACTTGTCCTCCAATCCCCCTCGTCCTCTTCTTCTCCAAGAAGTTCAACTTTTGCAGATATCAGAAGACTCTCTGCGCATCAACGATATTGCTCGCCGTAGTTGTTTTAACAATCAATCAGGGGTGACTGATTCATTAAATGTAACATATAAACTACCTCATCATTTCAGTTACTCCCACACTCGGAATAAGTTCATAGCCATTGGGTGTGACATATTTGCTTTTATCATGGAGTATAATAGTACAACATATACAACGGGGTGTTCATCTCTTTGTCTCAATGATAAAAACATCTCTGGTGGTTTTCCTTCTTCTGCTTGCTCTGGCATTAGTTGCTGCAGGAATTATCTCCAAACGGACATTACATCGTTTAATCTGCGGATTCGCAGCATCAACATGATCACACCAGGCTGGACCTATGAGCCATGTAGCCTTGCTTTCATTGCAGAGAGGAACTTCTCCATAAGGAAAACTTTTTAC